CATCGACCAGGAAACCGATCTCGGACACGCTGCCGATGGTCACGCCCCGGTACTTGACCGGCGAGCCTTGCTCCAGCCCTTCCACGGATTCGTTGAAATAGCTCTCGGCGGGAATGGTCTCGGTGAACAGGGTGCCCAGGCCGAAGGCGATGGCCAGACCGGCCATGAGCAACAGGCCCGTAAGGACGAACAGGCCGAGCCTGAAGTATTTGCTATCCCTGGCCATTTAGGTTTGCTCGGGCTCGCGTTTGAAAAACCGTCTTACCCACTCGTTGTCCGAGCTGTCGCGCAGATCACGGGGAGTACCCTGGGCCACGATGGATTTTGTTTCCGAGGAGAGCATTATCACTCTGTCGGCAATTGTGTAAATGGAAGGCAGTTCATGTGTTACCACTACGAAGGTGATGCCCAGGCTGTCGCGCAGGCGCAGGATGAGCTGGTCTAGCCCGGCGGAGGTGATGGGGTCCAGTCCGGCCGAGGGTTCGTCCAGGAAGACGATCTTGGGGTCTAGGGCCAGGGCCCTGGCAATGGCCGCGCGTTTCTGCATGCCGCCGGACAGTTCGGAGGGCATGAGCTGGTTGGTGCCGGCCAGCCCGACCAGGGCCAGCTTGATGCAGGCGATGAAGTCCATGGCCTCGCGCGGCAGGCGCGTGAACTCCTCCATGGGCAGGCGCATGTTCTCCTGCACGGTCATGGAGCCGAACAGGGCTCCCGACTGGTACGAGACGCCGATCTTGCCCAGGATGCGCTTGCGCATGGCCTCGTCCGCCGTGACCATATCGTCGCCGTCGATGAGAATCTCGCCCGCGGTCGGTTTGTACAGCCCGATGATGTGCTTGAGCAGCGTGCTCTTGCCGCTGCCCGAGCCGCCCAGGACGACGAACACCTCGCCCTGGCGCACGCTGAAGTCGATAGCCTTGAGCACCGCTTTGCCGCCATAGGCCGCGTCGAGTCCGCGGACCCTGATGATCTCCTTGCCTTGCTCCTGACCTGCCATGCTTTAGACCCCCAGGGCGAAGAAGACCACGGCGAAGAGGCCGTCGGCCACGGCGATGAGCACCAGGCCCGTGACCACGGCCGAGGTCGTGGAGCTGCCCACCGCGCTTGCGCCCGTGCCGGTGGTCAGCCCCTTCTGGCAGCCCACGGCGGCCACGATGATGCTGAAGGCCGCGGCCTTGATCAGGCCGCCGGCGATGTCCAGCCACGTGACCATGTACAGGATGCGGTTTACGTAGGTGATGAAGGGATAGCCGAAGCCCATGACCACAAACGAGCCGCCGGCCAGGGCGAACAGGTTGAAGAAGGTGGTCAGGATGGGCGTGACCACGAGTGCGGCGATGATGCGCGGAATAGCCAGGAACTGCACAGGGCTGATGCCCATGGTCGCCAGGGCGTTTATCTCCTCGTTGACCTTCATTGTCCCGATTTCGGCCGCGAAGGCCGAGCCCGAGCGGCCGGCCAGTAGGATGGCCGTGGTCAGGGTGCCCAGCTCGCGGAACATGGCCAGGCCGAGCAGGTCGGCCACGAAAAGCTCCGCGCCGAAGCGCTTCATGGGCACGGCCGACTGGAAGGCCATTACCAGGCCCATGAGCACGCCGATGAGCGCCACGATGGGCAGGCCGTTGACCCCGGCCTCCTCGGCCACGGCCAGCACGTCCTTCCAGCGCACCAGCCGGGGGTTGCGCGCGGCGGCAGCCAAGGCGGCCGTGCATTGGCCCACGAAGGTCAGGAAGTTTGCGAAATTGCGCGCGGTCAGGGCGGTCCTGCGGCCCACCTCGTTTACAAAGCTGTGCTGTTCCGGCACGACGTTGTTCAGCGGCCGTGTGGGCATCTCCCGGCGGTAGAGATCCAGGAGTTTGGCCGGTTCCCCCGCAAGTCCCCGGACTTCCAGCTTTCCGCCGGCATCCCGCGCGGCCAGTTCCAGGCGCAGGATCAGCGAGGCGCCGGAGCCGTCCAGGTAGTCCACGTTTGCTGTATCGGCCACGATGCTCCTGCCGGCCAAAGTGCCGACCAGGCGCAGGGACTCGCTCCAGACCGCGGCCACGCCGTGGCTGTCCAGGCGCCCCTGCAGCACGAGCCTGGCTCCGCCCGGTTCGTCGGAGAGCCGCACTTCGGCTGGCGGTGTAGATTGCTTCCCTGATCGCATCATGTCTCCGCTACTGTTATTTATTCCAGCGTACGGTATGGTATCGATGGATTGCCGTTTTAGCGACAAATTGCAAGAGCCTGCTGTAAAAGAGGTGAATAATGTCGGGGCGATTCTTCGAGAGTGAGGGGTACAGGAACCGCGACAGGGTGTTTGCCGATCGCGCCGAGGCCGGACAGATGCTGGCCGAGATGCTGGCCTCGGAGTATGTGGGCTTGCCCGGCGGGCTCGTGCTGGCCATCCCCTCGGGCGGCGTGCCCGTGGCCCTGGAGGTATGCAGGCGGCTGCGCCTGCCCCTGGATTTGATCATAGCCCGCAAGCTGCAGATCCCCGGCAACACCGAGGCTGGCTTCGGGGCCATGGCCATGGGCGGCGAGGTGCTGCTCAACGAGCCGCTGGTATCGAGCCTGGGGCTGACAAAAGCCGAAATCGAGGCGGAGCAGGGCAGGGTGGAGGCGGAGCTGGCCGAGCGTAACGCCCTGCTGCGCGGCGGCCGGCCGCTGCCGGACATGTATGGCCGCACGGCCATTATTGTCGATGACGGACTGGCCTCGGGTTACACCATGCAGGCGGCCGTGCGCGACCTGCGCGCCCGTGGCGCGGCAGGCATCACCGTGGCCGTGCCCACGGCTCCTCTGGAAACAGCCAGGCGCATGGCGGATATCAGCGACGCCGTCTACTGCATCAGCATCCAGGACTACTATCCTTTTGCCGTGGCCTCGGCCTATCGCAACTGGCGGGACCTGAGCCGCGAAGAGGTGGCGGACATGCTGGGTCAGACCAAATGCCAGATGGGCGACGGAAAAGGCTAAGCATGGACAAGGACGGTGTGGAGCAGCAGACCGCGCTCGACCCTCGGGCCACGCACCCTGTGCGCCCCTTGTATATCAAGGCGGTGGTCAACGCCGGAGCCGGCATCACGCCGGCCGGCAAACGCGCGGATATCGCCGGGAGCCTGGAGCAGGCCTTTGCCCTGCACGGTCTGCAGGCCGAGATCGAACTGGTCCAGGCCGAGGAATTCGAGGCCGCCGTGGAACGCGCGGCCTCCGGCCCCTGGGATGCCGTAGCCGCGGGCGGGGGCGATGGCAGCATAGGCAGCGCCGCGCGCATCCTGGCCCGAGCGGGCAAACCCATGGCCGTGCTGCCCATGGGTACCTGGAACTATTTCGCCCGCCTGCTGAACATCCCTCTGGACCTCGATGGCGCGGTAGCTGTCATGGCCGCCGGCCGGTTCGGCCCCGTGGACGCCATAGAGGTCAACGGCCGCTTCTTCGTCAGCCACTGCACCCTGGGCATTCATCCCCGCTTCGTGCGAGAGCGCATCCGGCTTCAGCATTCGCGGGGCTGGTTCAAGCCGCTGGCCATCGTGTGGGCGCTCATGAAAAGCTTTGTGCGCTACCCCGTGCTCCTGGTGGAAGTGCTGCACGAGGGCCGCCGTGAAGTCCTGCGCACTCCTTTCGTCATGGCCGGCAACAGCTTGAGCGCCCTGAATCCCTTGACTGTGCCGACTCATCTGGCTTCCCTGAGCGACGGACTGCTGGCCTTGATTCTTGGCCGGCGGCTGGGGCGCATGGGTCTCATGGCCTCGGCCTTGCGCACTTTTCGCGGACGCCTGGACCCGGAGAAGGATTTCCGGCTCATCCTCGTACCCGAGTGCGCGGTGCGCGTGAACCGCCGCCGGGTACGCGCGACCTTGGACGGCGAGCTGACCTGGCTCACGCCGCCCTTGCGCTTCCGCATCCTGCCTCACGCCCTGACCCTGCTGCTGCCGGAGAGCGCGGCCAAGGCCAAGGAGCAGCAAGCTTCAACGGGCCCTCATGGTCCGGTAGTTTGAGAGGCAAGCATGCTCAAGCTCAAACGTATCCATGATCAAACCGGTCCTGACGACGGCAAACGCTATCTCGTGGATCGCGTCTGGCCGCGCGGAGTGCGCAAAGCGGATGCGCACCTGGACGAGTGGCTCAAGGCCCTGGCGCCCAGCACTGAGCTGCGCAAATGGTTCAATCATGACCCGGCCCGCTGGGAGGATTTCCAGGCACGCTATCGCCTGGAACTGGACGCGCCCGAGCTCCGTGCGCTCTTGGATCGCCTGGCGAGCGAGGCGGAGACGGGAACCGTGACGCTCCTGTATGGCGCCAAGGATGAGCAACGCAACCAAGCCGTGGTCATTAGGCGGGTCGTCGAGGAACGCCTTGAAAAAAAAGCGCACCGCTAATGCGGTGCGCAATTAAGCGGAGCGATATCCAGAGGCCCTAGAGCCCCGTGGGTCCGAAGCTGACCTGCGACAGGGTCTCGAACAGCTCGCGGCGCTTGCCGTAGGGCGGGAACTTGAAGAAGGACGAGCCGGAAACGATCACTTCGGCCCCGGCATCGACTATGGGGGCGATGTTTTCCGGCGTTATGCCGCCGTCCACCTGAATGAGCGTCTTGGCTCCCTGCTCGTCGATCATCTTGCGCAGGCGGCGGATCTTCTCCAGGGAAAAGGGAATGAATACCTGACCGCCGAAGCCGGGGTTCACACTCATGATGAGTACCATATCCAGCTCGGGCAGCAAGTATTCGATGCTAGCCAAGGACGTTGCCGGGTTGAGGGCCACGGCCGCTTTGATCCCGGCCTCGCGGATCTGGGACACGGTGCGCTCCAGGTGCGAGGTCGCTTCGGCGTGCACGCAGATGAGGTTGGCCCCGGCATCCAGGAAGTCGTTGATGTAGCGCTCGGGCTTGATGACCATGAGATGGCAGTCGAAGAAAAGCTTGCTACGGTTGCGCAAGGCCTTGATGACCGGCGGGCCAAAGGTGATGTTGGGCACGAACACGCCGTCCATGACGTCCCAGTGTACCCACTCGATGCCACCTTCCTCCAGCGCGGCCAGTTCATCGGCCAGCCGCCCGAAATCCGCGGAGAGCAGCGAAGGGGAGAGGATGATCTTCTTGGCTGCGGGGGCTTCCTTGCCTTGCTTGGAACTCTTGCTCATGCGTTGTCCTCGCCGTCCTTCATTTTAAAATCGACCTTGATCTTGTAAAGTTTTTCCGTGGGCAGATAGAGCACGTCAATGCCCGTGGTCTCGCGTATTTCCTGCAAGGTGGCGCGCACCGCGTCCTGATTCGGTCCGATAAAGGTGAACCAGACGTTGAATGAGTGGGCGCGCAGATAGTTGTGTGTCACGCCGGGGTAGGCATTCACCGTGGCGATGAACTCGTCCAGCCTGTCCTCGGGCACGCGCGCGGCGCACAGGGTCGAGTGCCAGCCCAGCTTGCCGGACTGGAAGTTGCCGCCGATGCGCCGGATAACGCCCTTTTCCCTGAGGGCGCGCACTCTGGCCAGCACCTCGGCCTCGGTGAGCCTCAGTTCCTTGCCCACGGCCTCGTAAGGTCGCGGTACGAGCGGAAAGTTGGACTGAATGATGTCCAGTAGCTGTTTATCTAGATCGTCCACGGCCCCTCCGGACTTTAGGTGTCTAGTCGCCCTTGCAGGCCCGTTTCGGCGTATAGCTGCACAGCGGCTCCTCGGCCAGGTAGTCGCCCTTCATGGTCTGGGCGCGGGCGCGGCAACCGCCGCAGACTCGCTCGTACTCGCATACGCCGCACTTGCCCGTATACGTCTCCGGGTTGCGCAGGTTGGCGAACTGCATCGAATCGGCCCATATCTTGGGGAAAGGCGTCTGCTTGACCTGACCGCAGTCCAGCTCCAGGTAGCCGCAGGGCTGCACCTGGCCCGTGTGCGAGATGAAGCAGAAGCCCACGCCGCCCAGGCAGCCGCGGCTCACGGCGTCCAGGCCGAAGGTCTCGAAGGTGACGGGCGTGCCGTCCTCCTTGGCCCGCTGGCGCAGGATGCGGTGGTAGTGCGGCGCGCAGGTGGCCTTGAGCTGCATGTCAGTGGTCTTGCGGAAGTCGTAGAACCAGTTGAGCACGTCTTCGTACTCTTTCGCCGAGATGACCTGATCCTCGATCTCCGCGCCACGGCCCGTGGGCACGAGCAGGAAGATGTGCCAAGCCTGAGCGCCCAGGTCCTGGGTCAGCTGGAAGATGTCCTTGAACTGGCCGAGGTTGTTGCGCGTCACGGTCGTGTTGATCTGGAACTCGATGCCGGCATCCTTGAGGTACTGGATGCCGTGCATGGTCTGCTCGAACGCGCCGGGAGTGCCCCGGAAGAAGTCGTGACTGGCCGCGTCCGGGCCGTCGATGGAGATCGAGCAGCGTTCTATGCCCGATTCCTTCATCTTCCGCGCGTTCTCGGGCGTGATGAGCGTGCCGTTGGGAGCCATGACGCAACGCAGGCCCTTGGACTTGGCGTGGGCCACCAGCTCGAAGACGTCCTTGCGCATGAGCGGCTCGCCGCCAGTGAAGATGATGATGGGGTTGCCCACTCCGGGGAAGGTGTCGATGAGCGCCTTGGCCTCGGCCGTGGACAACTCGCCGGGGTACGGCTCCAGGTGCGCCTCGGCCCGGCAATGCTTGCAGGCCAGGTTACAGGAGCGCGTGACTTCCCAGGCTATGAGCCGGCAGGGCGGCGTCTTACCGTCGGGGAGAGTTTTGGGGCCGGGATGTCCGCCCGGGTGGCCCTTGGGCTGACCGCCAGGATGGCCGGGCTTGCCGGCGGCGTGCGGATGGCCGGACTTTTCGCCGGGGTGGTTGCCTGAATGGCTGGTGGGGTGGCCGGGTTTCTGGTGCTCGTGCATTTCGGTCTCCAAGGCGTGGGAAGCTTGTAATGAACCAGGACGAATCGCTCGTCAGCCCCTGGCATTCGCGGCTTCCCGCCGAATTGGCTTTGTTTCGTAATTTCCTTACCGCAGGGCGTTCTCCCCGCCGGTAACGTCGCGAACGGCGAACACTTTTTATACCACAAATCGCCTTTTCACGCACGCACGGGAAAGGGCGTATTCCCAGACAGGAGGCGGACGGCCGAATATGGAACGCAATCGTGCCTTGAGGTGGAAGCCGCCTCTACTTCAGCCAATCCAACGCGTCCTCGGCATAGTAGGTTAGGATCAGGTCCGCGCCGGCGCGCTTGATCCCGATCAAAGACTCCATAATCACACGCCTTTCGTCGATCCAGCCGTTGGCTGCGGCAGCCTTGATCATGGCGTACTCGCCGCTCACTTGGTAGGCCGCGATGGGCGTGTCGAAATTCTCGCGCAGGTCGCGGATGATATCCAGGTAGGGCATGGCCGGCTTGACCATGAGCACGTCCGCTCCCTCGTCCAGGTCGGCCACGGCTTCGCGCAGGGCTTCGCGGCGGTTGGCCGGGTCCATCTGGTGCGTGCGGCGGTCGCCGAACTGCGGCGTGGATTCGGCCGCCTCGCGGAACGGGCCGTAGAAGGCCGAGGCGTATTTGACCGCGTAGCTCATGATCGGCAGGTCGTTGAAGCCGTTGTCGTCGAGCATGGCGCGGATGGCTGCCACGCGGCCGTCCATCATGTCCGAGGGCGCGACCATGTCCGCGCCGGCGCGGGCGTGGGACAGGGCGGACTTGGCCAGAAGCTCCAGCGTGGGGTCGTTCAGGATCTCCTCGCCGCGCACGATGCCGCAATGGCCGTGGGAAGTGTACTCGCACAAGCACACGTCGGTCATGACCACGAGCTGCGGGTACTTGTCTTTGAGCGCGCGCACGGCCTGCTGCACGATGCCCTCGTCGGCCCAAGCCTGGCTGGCCTGCGGGTCCTTGACCTTGGGAATGCCGAACAGGATGCAGGAGCGCAATCCCTTGTCCACTGCCCAACCCGCACGTTCCACGAGTTTGTGCAAGCTGTACTGGCTCTGTCCCGGCATAGAGCCGATGGGCTTCTCGAAATTTTTGTCGTCGGTCTCGACCACGAACCAGGGCTGAATGAGGTCGTTGGGAGAAAGCGCGTTCTCGCGCACCAGATCGCGGATGGCAGGCGTGCGGCGCAGGCGGCGTCCTCGGAAGAATGTCATGGCGTATACCCTCGTGCGAAGCGTCAGAAAGGGAATGTGACTTGAAGGGCCTGAGCTTCAGCGTTCATACAGAATTTTTCTTACCGCGCAGCGAACCAGAAAGTTTAGGACAGGGTGGGGTTCGGGGAGGGGAGAACCCTTTGCAAAGGGTTTCCCCTCCCCGATTACTCTTCTCTTCTTCTCTTCCTAATCCTGACAACCGCAGCCATCCGGCTGCTTGGACTCACCAGTTTCGCCGCCGAGCATCGGCCCGCTGATCTCTGCGTCCGTCAGGTAGCAGGCCGGGTCGTCGGCCCAGATATCGCCGTAGACAGCTTCGGCGCGAGCGCGGAAGTTGCCGGCGCAGACGTTCAGGTAGCGGCAGGCGCGGCAGCGGCCCTTGAGGTGCGGGCGCTTGTCCTTGAGCTTGTGCAGCAACTCGATATTCGGATCGTCCCATATCTGCGAGAACGGCCGTTCGAGCACGTTGCCGAAAGTATGGATGCGCCAGAACTGGTCGGCGTGCACTTGGCCGTCCCAGGAGATGCAGCCGATGCCGCGTCCCGTGGAGTTGCCTTCGTTCCAGGACAGCAGCTCCAGGACCTGCTCGGCGCGCTTGGGATCTTCCTTTTTCAGGCGCTCGTAGACCAGCGGTCCGTCGGCGTGGTTGTCCACGGTGAGCACTTCCTTGGGCAGTCCGGCGTCGTAGAGAGCGCGCGTCTCGTCCATGATGAGGTTGACCGCAGCGCGGGTCTCGGCGTGGCTCAGGTCTTCGTCCACCAGCTCCGAACCGCGGCCGGAGTAGACGAGGTGGTAGAAACAGATGCGCGGGACTTCCAGGTCTTTGATGAGCTGGAACAGGAAGGGGATGTCCTGGGCGTTGCGCTTGTTGATGGTGAAGCGCAGGCCGACCTTGAGCCCCTCGGCCTTACAGTTCTCGACGCCGGCCACGGCCATGTCGAAGGCCTTGTCCGAGCCGCGGAACTTGTTGTGCGTCTCCGGGGCGCCATCCATGGATATGCCCACGTAGGAAAGGCCGACGTCCTTGAGTTCGCGGGCTTTTTCCTTGGTGATGAGCGTGCCGTTGGTGGAAATGACCGCGCGCATGCCGCATGAGGTGGCGTGCTTGGCCAACTCCACGAGGTCCTTGCGCACGAGCGGCTCGCCGCCCGAGAAGAGCATGACAGGTGCGCCGTAGGCGGCCAGGTCGTCGATCATGACCTTGGCGGCATCGGTGCCGATGATGTCCGTGCCCTGCTCCTCGATGGCCTTGGCATAGCAGTGCACGCATTTCTGGTTGCAGCGCCGCGTGGAGTTCCAGACGACCACGGGCTTCTTGTCCTTGGAAAACTGAAGAAGATGCGAGGGCAGCTTGCCCGAGTGGCGTCCGTAACGCAGAGCGTCCGACGGCTCCACCGAGCCGCAATAGAGCTTGGATATACCGATCATGTCTTAACAAGCCTCCGATGGGTGTCCGGCGAGGGGCGTAGCATACGTGCTGGACGGCCATTCGTCCAGGAAACCGGGTGATATGCGCCTGGAAAGGTATGTAAGCCCTTGGACGGCAATGGCAAGAAAAAAAACGGCAGCGGCCGCACTTTGGGGCCGCTGCCGTGAAGGGGGTCTATTGGCGAGTATCAGGAACGAGCCAAAGAGTTCCAATCGAGCAGGGGCTGGGCCATGCTGTCGAATATTTCGCTGAGCACTGCGTACATGGGGTCCATGGGCAGGCGCGTTTTACGGGCGAAGAGGATGTAATCCTCGACATTGTTGGCTTCCATCTGCCCGGCTTGTTCCAGGGACCAGACCAGATAGCCGGTGGCCGTGTCGTATATCTCCACGCGCACCGATGCGGCGGTGTCTCCCTGGGTGCCGCCGTGAAGCAGGTAGGTCACCACGCCGGTCACGGCCAAATCCGCGCCCTTCTGGCGGGCCAGGCGGAGGGCCTCCTCGGGATTGCGATAGAAGCCGGTGTCATCGTAGACCATGGTGGGGAACAAGGACTTGGAGGCCCAGTCGGTCCAGAGGATGCGCATGAGCTCGCGGCCATGATGGCGGGCGTCGGAGATTTCCTGCTCCACCCGAAAGGGAATGAACAGGGCCGAGTATTCTCGCATGGATGTGCGTTTGGGCTGGACCATGATCATGAGCGGCGAGGTTCTCACCCACTGGTCCACGACAAGCACGGATTTTTCCGTGATGCGTGGCTGGAAGGCGACGCCGCCGCAACTGGCGGTCAGCAGGACGAGGGCGAGCAGAAGCAGGCTGATCGAGCGCATGGTCCCTCTTGAAACGGCTGTTGAAGTTTTGACGCGCCGCCACGTCGGCCCGGCTGCCTATTGCAACCTGTTGGTGGGCGTGGGGACGTTCTGCACGGTCTGCAGCAGGTGTTCCCTGGATTGCAGGAGGCTGCGGCGCAACAGAAGCCGCCGTCCGCGGGACAGGCATCGGAATTCCGACTGTCCGGCCAGGCTGTGCAACTGGTCCATTTCGGCCTTGATGCGCTTGAGCTTGGCCTGGAATTCGTCCTCAACAGGACCGAACAAGCCGGCCATGGCAACGAGTTCGTTGATCTCATGCGCCATTTCCTTGAAAGCCTGCGGGTTGATCTCCCTGGAGCGGCTCTTGCGCTCCATGCAGGCTCGCCAGGCGGACTTCAGCCAGCCAAGCATACAGCCTCCCGTTGGTATTCGACTATTTAGCAAATACCATACCGATGCTTAGGAAACCATACGGAAATAGAGACCGATGAGCAGCAAGGCCACCAGAGGGATGAGCATGGCCAGGCCCACGCGCGTATAGCTGGTGCGGTGAATATACCTGTAGGCAATGATGGTTATGGACACGTTCCAGGCCAGACCCACCAGGTCGCCGACAAACGGGATGACCGCCAGCACCAGAGGTGCGCTGCCATAGGCCACGGCACGGAAGGTGGCCTCGAAGCCCCTTTGGGCGGCCTGGCTGGCCATGAGGAAAAGATGGTGCAAGCCGGCAATGGCGAACAGGGCCACGGTCAGGATCAATGGATAGATGATGAAGAGGAGGTAGCCGCCTTCGCCCAGGGACAGCCCGGACTGTTCCGCGTCCGGACGTTGCAGAAAGAGATCCAGGAAGGTCATGCCCGCGGAGTCCCAGAACAGCTGAGCTGCAATCTGCACGCAGCCAATCACGAGAAAAAAGGCCAGCGGCATGGCCAAGCCATGCAAGGGCATGTGGCCGAAAAAGTCCTGGGGACGGAGCATGGCCCGCTTGAGGGTCTGCCAGAAGCCGCCCGCCAAGCCGAATTTATCCATGCGTTCCCAGGGTACATCGATGAGTGGTGTTCCACCTTGTCCGTGGGTCGCGCTTTGCTCATCGGGATCAAGCTCGAGTTGTTCCAGGCTAGGAAGGACCTGGCGCTCCTCCTCAAGCGTGTTTTCCGGCTGTTTGGGGCGCATGGATTCGAGACTCTGCCAAATGTCGCCCGTGGTCTTCGATAAAGGTTTGGCAGGCGCGGCTCCCGCTTTGCGGGGCTGGTTGGCCTGCTCGCCGGTCGTACTCGCGGGCGAGTGCCTGGTTTGATCAGCCCGGGGTTGAGTAACGTCAATGGGCGGGGTGTCCGGAAGATCTGGCCGACGCTGTGGAGCCTGCGTTTTCGGGATTGGCTCGTCATGCGGTCGGGAAACAACAGGCTTGTCCTGCTGCCGAGTGGATTCAGGCAGGTTCCTGAACTTGAATTTGCTCTTACATTTAGGGCACGTAGCCAGACTGACGCTGGCGGGCAGCTTCTCCTCGGGCACATCTCGCGAAAAACCACATTCTGGACATTTTATAAGCATCGGCGGTCCTGGGCTGCAGTAGAAGGACTGCAGCAAGCTATATTCTCTCCGATCAGGAATCAAGGGATGTCAGGAACAAGCATGCAGCGCATATGACCGGCATGTCGGCAAGGCCATGACGATTCAGGCCAGAATGCGCGATGTGACGTCCAGCACCGGGGAAGTTCGCGTGGAGAAGAGCCGCTGGCCGGCCTTAA
The window above is part of the Desulfocurvibacter africanus subsp. africanus DSM 2603 genome. Proteins encoded here:
- a CDS encoding ABC transporter ATP-binding protein, with protein sequence MAGQEQGKEIIRVRGLDAAYGGKAVLKAIDFSVRQGEVFVVLGGSGSGKSTLLKHIIGLYKPTAGEILIDGDDMVTADEAMRKRILGKIGVSYQSGALFGSMTVQENMRLPMEEFTRLPREAMDFIACIKLALVGLAGTNQLMPSELSGGMQKRAAIARALALDPKIVFLDEPSAGLDPITSAGLDQLILRLRDSLGITFVVVTHELPSIYTIADRVIMLSSETKSIVAQGTPRDLRDSSDNEWVRRFFKREPEQT
- a CDS encoding ABC transporter permease codes for the protein MMRSGKQSTPPAEVRLSDEPGGARLVLQGRLDSHGVAAVWSESLRLVGTLAGRSIVADTANVDYLDGSGASLILRLELAARDAGGKLEVRGLAGEPAKLLDLYRREMPTRPLNNVVPEQHSFVNEVGRRTALTARNFANFLTFVGQCTAALAAAARNPRLVRWKDVLAVAEEAGVNGLPIVALIGVLMGLVMAFQSAVPMKRFGAELFVADLLGLAMFRELGTLTTAILLAGRSGSAFAAEIGTMKVNEEINALATMGISPVQFLAIPRIIAALVVTPILTTFFNLFALAGGSFVVMGFGYPFITYVNRILYMVTWLDIAGGLIKAAAFSIIVAAVGCQKGLTTGTGASAVGSSTTSAVVTGLVLIAVADGLFAVVFFALGV
- a CDS encoding phosphoribosyltransferase encodes the protein MSGRFFESEGYRNRDRVFADRAEAGQMLAEMLASEYVGLPGGLVLAIPSGGVPVALEVCRRLRLPLDLIIARKLQIPGNTEAGFGAMAMGGEVLLNEPLVSSLGLTKAEIEAEQGRVEAELAERNALLRGGRPLPDMYGRTAIIVDDGLASGYTMQAAVRDLRARGAAGITVAVPTAPLETARRMADISDAVYCISIQDYYPFAVASAYRNWRDLSREEVADMLGQTKCQMGDGKG
- a CDS encoding diacylglycerol/lipid kinase family protein, which produces MDKDGVEQQTALDPRATHPVRPLYIKAVVNAGAGITPAGKRADIAGSLEQAFALHGLQAEIELVQAEEFEAAVERAASGPWDAVAAGGGDGSIGSAARILARAGKPMAVLPMGTWNYFARLLNIPLDLDGAVAVMAAGRFGPVDAIEVNGRFFVSHCTLGIHPRFVRERIRLQHSRGWFKPLAIVWALMKSFVRYPVLLVEVLHEGRREVLRTPFVMAGNSLSALNPLTVPTHLASLSDGLLALILGRRLGRMGLMASALRTFRGRLDPEKDFRLILVPECAVRVNRRRVRATLDGELTWLTPPLRFRILPHALTLLLPESAAKAKEQQASTGPHGPVV
- a CDS encoding DUF488 domain-containing protein; the encoded protein is MLKLKRIHDQTGPDDGKRYLVDRVWPRGVRKADAHLDEWLKALAPSTELRKWFNHDPARWEDFQARYRLELDAPELRALLDRLASEAETGTVTLLYGAKDEQRNQAVVIRRVVEERLEKKAHR
- the rpe gene encoding ribulose-phosphate 3-epimerase → MSKSSKQGKEAPAAKKIILSPSLLSADFGRLADELAALEEGGIEWVHWDVMDGVFVPNITFGPPVIKALRNRSKLFFDCHLMVIKPERYINDFLDAGANLICVHAEATSHLERTVSQIREAGIKAAVALNPATSLASIEYLLPELDMVLIMSVNPGFGGQVFIPFSLEKIRRLRKMIDEQGAKTLIQVDGGITPENIAPIVDAGAEVIVSGSSFFKFPPYGKRRELFETLSQVSFGPTGL
- a CDS encoding AsnC family transcriptional regulator, coding for MDDLDKQLLDIIQSNFPLVPRPYEAVGKELRLTEAEVLARVRALREKGVIRRIGGNFQSGKLGWHSTLCAARVPEDRLDEFIATVNAYPGVTHNYLRAHSFNVWFTFIGPNQDAVRATLQEIRETTGIDVLYLPTEKLYKIKVDFKMKDGEDNA
- the ahbD gene encoding heme b synthase; amino-acid sequence: MHEHQKPGHPTSHSGNHPGEKSGHPHAAGKPGHPGGQPKGHPGGHPGPKTLPDGKTPPCRLIAWEVTRSCNLACKHCRAEAHLEPYPGELSTAEAKALIDTFPGVGNPIIIFTGGEPLMRKDVFELVAHAKSKGLRCVMAPNGTLITPENARKMKESGIERCSISIDGPDAASHDFFRGTPGAFEQTMHGIQYLKDAGIEFQINTTVTRNNLGQFKDIFQLTQDLGAQAWHIFLLVPTGRGAEIEDQVISAKEYEDVLNWFYDFRKTTDMQLKATCAPHYHRILRQRAKEDGTPVTFETFGLDAVSRGCLGGVGFCFISHTGQVQPCGYLELDCGQVKQTPFPKIWADSMQFANLRNPETYTGKCGVCEYERVCGGCRARAQTMKGDYLAEEPLCSYTPKRACKGD
- the hemB gene encoding porphobilinogen synthase, with amino-acid sequence MTFFRGRRLRRTPAIRDLVRENALSPNDLIQPWFVVETDDKNFEKPIGSMPGQSQYSLHKLVERAGWAVDKGLRSCILFGIPKVKDPQASQAWADEGIVQQAVRALKDKYPQLVVMTDVCLCEYTSHGHCGIVRGEEILNDPTLELLAKSALSHARAGADMVAPSDMMDGRVAAIRAMLDDNGFNDLPIMSYAVKYASAFYGPFREAAESTPQFGDRRTHQMDPANRREALREAVADLDEGADVLMVKPAMPYLDIIRDLRENFDTPIAAYQVSGEYAMIKAAAANGWIDERRVIMESLIGIKRAGADLILTYYAEDALDWLK
- the ahbC gene encoding 12,18-didecarboxysiroheme deacetylase, with protein sequence MIGISKLYCGSVEPSDALRYGRHSGKLPSHLLQFSKDKKPVVVWNSTRRCNQKCVHCYAKAIEEQGTDIIGTDAAKVMIDDLAAYGAPVMLFSGGEPLVRKDLVELAKHATSCGMRAVISTNGTLITKEKARELKDVGLSYVGISMDGAPETHNKFRGSDKAFDMAVAGVENCKAEGLKVGLRFTINKRNAQDIPFLFQLIKDLEVPRICFYHLVYSGRGSELVDEDLSHAETRAAVNLIMDETRALYDAGLPKEVLTVDNHADGPLVYERLKKEDPKRAEQVLELLSWNEGNSTGRGIGCISWDGQVHADQFWRIHTFGNVLERPFSQIWDDPNIELLHKLKDKRPHLKGRCRACRYLNVCAGNFRARAEAVYGDIWADDPACYLTDAEISGPMLGGETGESKQPDGCGCQD
- a CDS encoding YIP1 family protein, translating into MRPKQPENTLEEERQVLPSLEQLELDPDEQSATHGQGGTPLIDVPWERMDKFGLAGGFWQTLKRAMLRPQDFFGHMPLHGLAMPLAFFLVIGCVQIAAQLFWDSAGMTFLDLFLQRPDAEQSGLSLGEGGYLLFIIYPLILTVALFAIAGLHHLFLMASQAAQRGFEATFRAVAYGSAPLVLAVIPFVGDLVGLAWNVSITIIAYRYIHRTSYTRVGLAMLIPLVALLLIGLYFRMVS